One genomic region from Croceicoccus sp. YJ47 encodes:
- a CDS encoding M2 family metallopeptidase, translating to MKFASSVAAMAMAIALATPGHAQTAADGNPVTTDAEEAARFPMTAQGAAQFIAAAEADLFGYSVDASRIAWVNATYITPDTNALAAQSGAIGTEKQVKYALAAAQYARVPGLDPDVARKLDILRNGIVLPAPTADGAAEELNTIATDLNAQYGKGRGLLNGEPISGSDIEAEMGNLARTLTEYAEMWASWHDNVGAPMKDDYARMVAIANEGAKELGFANTGAMWRSGYDMPPEQFAAETERLWQEVKPLYMALHTYVRGRLNAKYGDGVQPATGPIRADLLGNMWAQEWGNIYPLVAPEGAGDLGYDIGELLEAKGEGPIDMVKIGEGFYSSLGFEPLPETFWERSQFTKPADREVVCHASAWDVDNVDDIRIKMCIKVNAYDFVTIHHELGHNYYQRAYNEQPYLYLNGANDGFHEAIGDFVALSITPEYLVQIGLLNREDVPSADKDIGLLLRQAMDKVAFLPFGLLVDQWRWGVFDGSIAPADYNTAWTDLRREYQGITPPVERPADAFDPGAKYHIPGNTPYMRYFLARILQFQFYKSACEQAGWTGPLHRCSFYGNEEVGQRLNAMLEMGASKPWPDALEAFTGSREMSGKAMVEYFAPLKAWLDEQNKGQPQGW from the coding sequence ATGAAATTCGCTTCTTCCGTCGCCGCGATGGCGATGGCCATCGCGCTTGCCACCCCCGGCCATGCGCAGACCGCCGCCGACGGCAACCCTGTCACCACCGACGCGGAGGAGGCGGCCCGCTTTCCCATGACGGCGCAGGGCGCGGCACAATTCATCGCCGCCGCCGAAGCCGACCTGTTCGGTTACAGCGTCGATGCCAGCCGCATCGCATGGGTCAACGCCACCTATATCACGCCCGACACCAACGCACTCGCGGCGCAAAGTGGGGCGATCGGCACGGAAAAGCAGGTGAAATACGCGCTGGCCGCCGCGCAATATGCGCGTGTGCCGGGGCTCGACCCCGATGTGGCGCGCAAGCTCGACATCCTGCGCAACGGCATTGTCCTTCCCGCGCCGACCGCCGATGGCGCGGCGGAGGAATTGAATACCATCGCCACCGATCTCAACGCGCAATATGGCAAGGGGCGCGGGCTTTTGAACGGCGAGCCGATTTCGGGCAGCGATATCGAGGCGGAGATGGGCAATCTTGCACGCACGCTTACCGAATATGCGGAAATGTGGGCGAGCTGGCACGACAATGTCGGCGCGCCGATGAAGGACGATTACGCGCGCATGGTCGCGATCGCCAACGAAGGCGCGAAGGAACTCGGCTTTGCCAATACCGGCGCGATGTGGCGGTCGGGATACGACATGCCGCCCGAACAGTTCGCCGCCGAAACCGAGCGGCTGTGGCAGGAGGTGAAGCCGCTCTACATGGCGCTCCACACCTATGTTCGCGGGCGGCTGAACGCGAAATATGGCGATGGCGTGCAGCCTGCGACCGGCCCGATCCGCGCCGACCTGCTCGGCAATATGTGGGCGCAGGAATGGGGCAATATCTACCCGCTGGTCGCGCCCGAAGGGGCGGGCGACCTCGGCTATGACATCGGCGAATTGCTGGAGGCCAAGGGCGAGGGGCCGATCGACATGGTGAAGATCGGCGAGGGGTTCTATTCCTCGCTGGGGTTCGAGCCTTTGCCCGAGACGTTCTGGGAGCGCAGCCAGTTCACGAAGCCTGCCGACCGCGAAGTCGTGTGCCATGCGAGCGCGTGGGACGTGGACAATGTCGACGACATCCGCATCAAGATGTGCATCAAGGTGAACGCTTACGATTTCGTGACGATCCATCACGAACTCGGCCACAATTACTACCAGCGTGCCTATAACGAGCAGCCGTATCTCTATCTCAACGGCGCGAACGATGGGTTCCACGAGGCGATCGGCGATTTCGTCGCGCTGTCGATCACGCCGGAATATCTGGTGCAGATCGGCCTGCTCAACCGCGAGGACGTGCCCTCGGCGGACAAGGACATCGGTTTGCTGCTGCGTCAGGCGATGGACAAGGTGGCGTTCCTGCCCTTCGGCCTGCTGGTCGATCAATGGCGCTGGGGCGTGTTCGACGGCAGCATCGCGCCTGCCGATTACAACACGGCGTGGACCGATCTTCGCCGCGAGTATCAGGGCATCACCCCGCCGGTGGAGCGGCCCGCCGATGCGTTCGACCCCGGCGCGAAATATCACATTCCGGGCAACACGCCCTACATGCGCTATTTCCTCGCCCGGATTTTGCAGTTCCAGTTCTACAAATCGGCGTGCGAGCAGGCCGGATGGACCGGGCCGCTGCATCGCTGCAGCTTCTACGGCAACGAGGAGGTGGGGCAGCGTTTGAACGCCATGCTGGAAATGGGCGCGTCGAAGCCCTGGCCCGATGCGCTGGAGGCGTTCACCGGAAGCCGCGAGATGAGCGGCAAGGCGATGGTGGAATATTTCGCCCCGCTCAAGGCCTGGCTGGACGAGCAGAATAAGGGGCAGCCGCAGGGTTGGTAA
- a CDS encoding alpha/beta fold hydrolase — MALPDFDTVAARDGTPLAVHRMGEGTRGTVVLLHGLFSNVETNWVKFGHAQKLADAGFALIMPDLRAHGHSGAPHDPACYPPDVLVRDLEDVIAHYGLVEYDLVGFSLGSRTVLRGVLDGLEPRRLVLTGMGLEGLAGWEKRAEFFRDAIDRFDEVRMGDPAFFAVSFMKTMKVDRTAARLLLGSMADTSREALVAATMPTLVLCGDKDNDNGSADALAEALPDGRRATIPGTHMSSVSEGALGDELVAFLTA, encoded by the coding sequence ATGGCTCTCCCCGATTTCGATACGGTTGCGGCGCGCGACGGCACGCCCCTTGCCGTGCATCGCATGGGGGAGGGCACGCGCGGAACGGTCGTGCTGCTGCATGGGTTGTTCTCCAATGTGGAGACGAACTGGGTCAAGTTCGGCCATGCGCAGAAGCTCGCCGATGCGGGGTTCGCGCTCATCATGCCGGATCTGCGCGCGCATGGGCACAGCGGGGCGCCGCACGATCCGGCCTGTTATCCGCCCGACGTGCTTGTCCGTGATCTTGAGGATGTGATCGCCCATTACGGGCTGGTCGAATATGATCTTGTCGGGTTTTCGCTGGGTTCGCGCACGGTGCTGCGCGGCGTGCTCGACGGGCTGGAGCCGCGGCGGCTCGTGCTGACCGGCATGGGGCTGGAGGGGCTTGCCGGATGGGAGAAGCGGGCCGAATTCTTCCGCGACGCGATCGACCGGTTCGACGAGGTGCGCATGGGCGACCCCGCGTTCTTCGCCGTCAGCTTCATGAAGACGATGAAGGTCGACCGCACCGCCGCCCGCCTGCTGCTCGGCTCGATGGCCGATACCAGTCGGGAGGCGCTTGTCGCTGCGACCATGCCGACGCTCGTGCTGTGCGGGGACAAGGACAATGACAACGGCAGCGCCGACGCGCTGGCCGAGGCATTGCCCGACGGGCGCCGCGCCACGATCCCCGGCACGCATATGAGCAGCGTTTCCGAAGGCGCACTCGGCGATGAGCTGGTGGCGTTTCTGACCGCTTGA
- a CDS encoding aspartate-semialdehyde dehydrogenase: MGYRVAVVGATGNVGREVLAILAEREFPYDEIAAVASSRSVGSEVEIGDTGKMIKCRNIEHFDFTGWDIALFAAGSGPAKDYAAKAAAAGCYVIDNSSLYRMDPDVPLIVPEVNPDAIEEAVKRKIIANPNCSTAQMVVALKPLHDVATIKRVVVSTYQSVSGAGKAGMDELFEQSRAIFVGDQVEPRKFTKQIAFNVIPHIDVFLDDGSTKEEWKMVVETKKIMDPRIKVQATCVRVPVFVGHAESITLEFEKEMTASQAQDILREAPGIMLVDKREDGGYVTPVECAGDSATYISRVREDPTVENGLALWCVSDNLRKGAALNAVQIAELLGRRILKKG, encoded by the coding sequence ATGGGTTATCGGGTGGCCGTCGTTGGCGCGACGGGGAATGTCGGGCGCGAAGTGCTCGCGATCCTGGCGGAGCGCGAATTTCCGTATGACGAGATCGCGGCGGTCGCGTCCTCGCGCTCCGTCGGGTCCGAGGTGGAGATCGGCGACACCGGCAAGATGATCAAATGCCGCAATATCGAACATTTCGATTTCACCGGCTGGGACATCGCGCTGTTCGCCGCCGGAAGCGGTCCGGCGAAGGATTACGCGGCGAAGGCGGCGGCGGCGGGGTGCTATGTCATCGACAACAGCTCGCTTTATCGCATGGACCCGGACGTGCCGCTCATCGTGCCGGAGGTGAACCCCGACGCGATCGAGGAGGCGGTGAAGCGCAAGATCATCGCCAATCCCAACTGCTCGACCGCGCAGATGGTCGTCGCGCTCAAGCCGCTGCACGATGTCGCCACGATCAAGCGCGTGGTGGTCAGCACCTATCAATCGGTGTCCGGTGCGGGCAAGGCCGGCATGGACGAACTGTTCGAGCAGAGCCGCGCCATTTTCGTCGGCGATCAGGTCGAACCGCGCAAGTTCACGAAGCAGATCGCCTTCAACGTCATTCCGCACATTGACGTCTTCCTCGACGATGGTTCGACGAAGGAAGAGTGGAAGATGGTCGTCGAGACGAAGAAGATCATGGACCCCAGGATCAAGGTGCAGGCCACCTGCGTGCGGGTGCCGGTATTCGTGGGCCACGCCGAATCCATCACGCTGGAATTCGAGAAGGAAATGACCGCAAGCCAAGCGCAGGACATCCTGCGCGAGGCGCCGGGCATCATGCTCGTCGACAAGCGCGAGGACGGCGGATACGTCACCCCGGTCGAATGCGCGGGCGACAGCGCCACCTATATCAGCCGCGTGCGCGAGGATCCGACGGTCGAAAACGGCCTGGCGCTGTGGTGCGTGTCGGACAATCTGCGCAAGGGTGCCGCATTGAACGCGGTGCAGATCGCCGAATTGCTCGGCCGCCGTATCTTGAAAAAAGGCTGA
- the egtD gene encoding L-histidine N(alpha)-methyltransferase, which produces MPVEQAVRIVDEDASGIDRAFRDEVIAGLSQPQKAVPARWFYDERGSQLFEDITAVPEYYPTRAERQILSARGQEFADAIGSGRAVVEFGSGSSAKTPLLLDAIAPSAYVPLDISGDFLRASANTLAKSFPDLPIHPVEADFTKPVTLPGAIAGAPRLGFFPGSTIGNLVPRTAVDLLRQMRRTLSADGAGETPAQLLIGMDRIKDTAVLEAAYDDAAGVTAAFNLNLLIRINRELGGDIPVADFAHRAIWNDDIARIEMHLEAQADMRFAICDHDFTMARGETIHTENSHKYGKRSANTLLLAGGWTPMRRWSDDKNRFMLILAEASPLRMAP; this is translated from the coding sequence ATGCCAGTCGAACAAGCGGTTCGCATCGTGGATGAAGATGCGAGCGGGATCGACCGCGCCTTTCGCGACGAGGTGATCGCCGGCCTGTCGCAGCCGCAAAAGGCGGTGCCGGCGCGCTGGTTCTACGACGAACGCGGATCGCAATTGTTCGAGGATATCACCGCCGTCCCCGAATATTACCCGACCCGGGCGGAGCGGCAGATCCTGTCCGCGCGGGGGCAGGAATTTGCCGATGCCATCGGATCGGGCCGCGCCGTGGTCGAATTCGGGTCGGGCAGCTCGGCGAAGACGCCGCTCCTGCTCGACGCAATCGCGCCGTCGGCCTATGTCCCGCTCGACATTTCGGGCGATTTCCTGCGCGCGTCGGCCAATACGCTCGCCAAAAGCTTCCCCGATCTGCCGATCCACCCGGTGGAGGCGGATTTCACGAAGCCCGTCACCCTGCCGGGCGCGATCGCGGGCGCGCCGCGGCTGGGGTTCTTTCCCGGATCGACGATCGGCAATCTGGTGCCGCGCACCGCGGTCGACCTGCTGCGCCAGATGCGACGCACGTTGAGTGCGGACGGCGCCGGCGAAACGCCGGCACAGCTGCTGATCGGGATGGACCGGATCAAGGATACCGCCGTGCTGGAGGCTGCCTATGACGATGCGGCCGGGGTGACGGCGGCGTTCAACCTCAACCTGCTCATCCGCATCAATCGCGAGCTGGGCGGCGATATTCCGGTGGCGGATTTTGCGCATCGGGCGATCTGGAACGATGACATCGCGCGCATCGAAATGCATCTGGAGGCGCAGGCCGACATGCGTTTTGCGATCTGCGACCATGATTTCACGATGGCCAGGGGCGAGACGATCCATACCGAGAACAGCCACAAATATGGCAAGCGCAGCGCCAATACGCTGCTGCTCGCAGGTGGCTGGACGCCGATGCGGCGGTGGAGCGACGACAAGAATCGTTTCATGCTCATCCTCGCCGAGGCCAGCCCGTTGCGCATGGCCCCGTAA